A region from the Fusarium musae strain F31 chromosome 1, whole genome shotgun sequence genome encodes:
- the GRC3 gene encoding Polynucleotide 5'-hydroxyl-kinase grc3 (BUSCO:EOG09261DRB~EggNog:ENOG41), producing the protein MSSHKKRRIEGGNATKPMSAIAALAARRREAAASSTSAQQSSECDEKQPTSNVNYFSPLQKGNSQVGTPSTPKKSAVKAPRPHFDIAHQLLSRPPGSISPEFGTAQRAIPYSSFRLSDQNHRVKKGGVVELRLSGKERFTIIGSFGIKVIQGEVVLAGATLYPAETIEWVHAPYCHAVPVLRTKEQTRLELHPDKMAQGLRQLSRLSPLFRKMWNEPPEGDSTKSNKEVTFQIVQTPEDAPKKCIIQELDSLAAWNRKLSCLVTTSREKPSLSTLICGPKSAGKSTLSRLFLNRLLTDRSHRQTLRGVVVMDLDPGQPEYAPAGTLSLVFVTKPNLGAPFTHPGIRDTASNVVRCHSMASVTPASDPDLYLACAVDLFDTYNKSFAGVPLIVNTPGWILGTGLDLLCALVRMMKPEEVLYMSEDGPSETVDALRAATETTFTELPSQQSEFTSRTAAHLRAMQTMSYFHLQDLALTTTKRTDITQRLKWNPSPLSFRPPLLVRYSSKKGIFGLVSYDYQCPPELLADTVNGLVLAAVEIEDVKAFSRFTQDQVSSDISSKLTKLDAASKDEALQMVSTSPEGIPYIPNYNDAALDPRYSRTIGLVLLRGIDTKSHTLQLTTPIPAEEFKHIKSEGRDIVLLHGKFDTPSWAYTEDLYERAGADEGSDTIFEVTDEDTDDDKSEAEPEDVDRVSDLTEVPWVEVLKGSQRRPVGSRVWRVRRDLGRNNA; encoded by the exons ATGTCCTCTCACAAAAAACGAAGAATTGAAGGTGGCAATGCCACAAAGC CGATGAGTGCTattgctgctcttgctgctcGGCGGAGAGAGGCTGCGGCCTCTTCGACGTCCGCGCAACAATCCTCAGAATGCGACGAGAAACAACCTACCAGCAACGTCAACTACTTCAGTCCACTTCAAAAGGGAAACAGTCAAGTCGGAACTCCGTCAACTCCTAAGAAAAGTGCAGTAAAGGCTCCTAGGCCACA CTTCGACATCGCTCATCAGCTTCTCAGTCGGCCACCAGGATCTATAAGTCCTGAATTCGGGACAGCTCAAAGGGCCATACCATACTCATCATTTCGATTATCCGATCAAAACCACCGAGTTAAGAAGGGAGGTGTGGTAGAACTACGACTTTCTGGCAAAGAG CGATTTACAATCATTGGGAGTTTTGGTATCAAAGTGATTCAAGGTGAGGTAGTGTTGGCTGGTGCCACTCTCTATCCTGCTGAAACCATTGAATGGGTTCACGCCCCTTACTGCCATGCAGTGCCCGTATTACGGACGAAGGAGCAGACAAGACTAGAGCTGCATCCAGATAAAATGGCTCAAGGTCTGCGCCAGTTGAGTCGTTTATCTCCTCTATTCAGGAAAATGTGGAACGAACCACCTGAGGGAGACTCAACCAAGTCAAATAAAGAAGTAACTTTTCAGATT GTCCAAACGCCAGAAGATGCTCCTAAGAAATGCATCATCCAAGAATTAGACTCGCTAGCTGCGTGGAACAGGAAGCTTTCATGCCTGGTGACGACCAGCCGAGAGAAGCCATCTCTCTCAACGTTGATTTGCGGCCCCAAGTCGGCCGGAAAGTCTACTCTTTCGAGATTGTTTCTGAACCGGCTTTTAACAGATCGATCTCATAGACAGACCTTGCGAGGTGTTGTGGTGATGGACCTAGATCCAGGCCAACCGGAATATGCGCCAGCTGGGACTTTGTCACTCGTGTTTGTGACGAAGCCGAATCTAGGGGCACCATTCACACACCCAGGGATCAGAGACACTGCTTCGAACGTCGTTCGTTGCCATTCAATGGCCTCCGTAACACCAGCGTCCGACCCCGATCTCTACCTGGCATGTGCCGTCGATCTATTTGATACGTACAACAAAAGTTTTGCGGGTGTTCCTCTCATCGTCAATACACCAGGGTGGATTCTTGGAACTGGGCTCGATCTTCTCTGTGCCTTGGTCAGGATGATGAAGCCTgaagaagtattatatatgTCTGAAGATGGCCCTTCAGAAACAGTCGATGCGTTACGGGCTGCAACAGAAACCACGTTTACAGAATTACCGTCCCAGCAGTCTGAATTTACATCAAGAACCGCTGCTCATCTGAGAGCGATGCAGACCATGTCTTATTTTCACTTACAAGATCTAGCTTTGACGACAACGAAGCGAACTGACATCACCCAAAGGTTGAAGTGGAACCCATCGCCACTTTCTTTCAGACCACCCTTACTTGTACGATATTCCTCCAAGAAAGGGATCTTCGGTTTGGTATCGTACGATTATCAATGTCCACCGGAGTTGTTGGCCGATACAGTGAACGGACTGGTCCTGGCGGCAGTTGAGATAGAGGATGTGAAAGCATTTTCCAGATTCACCCAAGACCAGGTCTCTTCCGATATATCATCGAAGCTCACGAAGCTTGACGCAGCAAGCAAAGATGAGGCTCTCCAGATGGTATCAACAAGTCCGGAAGGTATTCCTTACATTCCCAACTACAATGATGCTGCTTTGGACCCCCGGTATTCTCGAACTATTGGGCTGGTTCTCCTGCGAGGTATTGACACAAAATCACACACCTTGCAGCTTACCACACCAATTCCAGCAGAAGAGTTCAAACACATAAAATCTGAAGGCAGAGACATTGTTTTGCTCCACGGCAAGTTTGATACCCCAAGTTGGGCCTATACCGAAGATCTTTATGAGAGAGCTGGGGCCGACGAGGGGAGCGACACAATATTTGAAGTTACGGACGAGGACACAGACGACGATAAGTCAGAGGCCGAACCAGAAGACGTTGACAGAGTTAGCGATTTGACAGAAGTTCCCTGGGTGGAGGTGCTAAAGGGGAGCCAGAGACGGCCAGTTGGCTCAAGAGTTTGGAGGGTCCGTAGGGATCTAGGCCGCAACAATGCTTGA